The Ochotona princeps isolate mOchPri1 chromosome 22, mOchPri1.hap1, whole genome shotgun sequence nucleotide sequence tttgtttcactcccgaaatggctactacaatgatcaggactgggccaaactgaagccaggagccaggagcttcctccgggtctcccacatgggtgtagggacccaaggcctttggGCTATCcgccactgatttctcaggccatcagcaggcaagctggttcagaagtggaacagccagaacttgaacctgtgcctaCATGGATGTCAgctttgcaggcagaggctttgtttgctatgccacaatgccacatCCTATCTCACTTAAACTTCACAGTGATTTCCCAGTGCCACACTGAGTTATCATTGTCAGGGTAATGGGAAGATGAGAGACAAGCAGACAGTTGAGATCCACAACATCCAGTGAGCGTGGTCAGCTAGCTGTGCCAGGTGGGGCTGTGTTCTTTCTTAACTTCCCATCAGACTGGAGTGGAGGGGTCCCTCCTGCTTTCAGAGGGCTTCTCTCCAGTAGGAAGGTGAGGTCCCCAGCTGCATGATGACATAGGGTCAGGTGTGCAGGAAGTTGTAGCTGGGGTTCATGTAGTCATTCAGCACTATGTGTCCATCCTCTGCACCAGGCTAGGCACAGAAGCCACCTAATGAACGCAGCAAGCAGGTGTCTGCTCCCCACAGTTCGCTGTCCACTGAGGCAAGCGGGCATCCCAACTGTGCACCAAGGGAGAAGTGCTGAATGCAAATGGATACAGGGTGTGTGCGGAGAGCAgagctggagacctggaagagctgcccCTAGGAGGGGAGGTTTGCAAGGAGATGGGAGGATACACAGGCGTTAACGCTGCTGGGACACAACAGGTGGACAGCCCTAAGGGACCAGATGGGACAGGGGTTCTCAAGGTTGGCTGGGGAAGCCAgctgggtgtgagccagcagggaggtggaggcaAAACCTGGAGATTGCAAACAGAACATGACAGTTCATGCATGCTTCCTGCTGGCTAGGTCCCAGCAGGTGTGTTCTGTGAGCCCAGCTGGCTCAAGGGGTTACCAGTTGGGTCCCTTGGCTAGGGGCCTCCCACTAACCATGCCTGCCTCTCCCCAGATCAGCCTGTCCTCGGGgaccctgcttctgctgctgggcgTAGCTGCCCTGATAACGGGCTATGCTGTGCCCCCCAAGCTGGAGAGCGTTGGCTTCAGTGAGGCCCCCATCCTGGACCAGCGTGCAGCCGACTACAACCAGGCCCTGGGCACCTGCCGCCTGGCAGGGACTGCGCTATGTGTGGCAGCTGGCATTCTGCTGGCTATCTGCCTCTTCTGGGCTGTGACGggctggctgagccaggacacCAAGGCAGAGCTCTTGGACGCCGAGGCCGACAGCCCTGGGGAGGTCTTCAAGGACCAGCCAGAGCAGTTTGAGCCTGTCTTCCGCGATGGGGGTGGCCAGTCGTGGTTCTCAACACCCACCGGCCACTCAGGACAGCCAGTGCAGACCACCCAGCCCACACGGGACTTGTGAGCTGCCCAGGGTCCCTCATCATCCTCCCtaccatccctccccctcccagcatctcccaacccctccctgttgGCAGGCCTCCACTCAAACCCCTGGAAGACCCAAATCCTGGTCAAGTTTGGGCCTCAAATCCCTGcgtgctcccccacccccttgtGGGGATGTGCTCTGACTCAGGCAAGATGGCAGCCTTCAAGTCTTCCTGAGACATCTGGCTCCAGGTCCTTGGGGGCAGCAACCATGGCTCTCCACCTACCCCCATTATTCTTCTGTGACTCCAGGCCCCTGTCCCTTCAGACCGACAGGGGAGTGGACCTGATCCTGTGACTTCCCTGTCCTCCCTGCATTTGGGAACTGCCCCctcaggagacacagagggaggagaTGCCCTCACCCCCACTCCCATCTCCCCCACCCTCTGTTTCAGGATGGGCCCAAAGGCTCTCAGTGTGCAAGGCTGGCCCCTCCCCCTGAGCACCAGATCCACCCCCATGGGCAGCTGCTAATCCCAGTCTGTAGGTGGAAGGGCGGGGCGAGGCGAAGGTCATGTGTCCAAGATCACGCTGTGCACTGTGGTACCTCAGGGATCAGGGACTGAGAGACTAGCAGGAGCCTCATGGTCCCCAAGCTGCTGTAGACATGGACCGAAAAGGTCTCTCCAAGGAGTAAGAGAAATGGGATGCCTTTGCCCTCGGCGTGCGCCTCCCTGGAAAACGCTGTTTCCAAGTCCTGACCCTGGGGACAAACTTGCGCTCCTGGTGGGGCGGCCGCACCTCCGGTCGGTTCCACTAGGCGGAGCTCCGGGACAGCTGGCGAGAGGAGCTTGAGGATTCCGCCCCTGCGCGGCCCTTGAGGGTCCTAGCCCCGCCCAGGAGGCAAGAGGCTGCAGGCCTGGCGCACCCCTCCCGCACCCCTTGCGTCCCACCTTCCCTTCCAATAAACAGCCGGGATGGACTCGAATGCTTCCTTTCTACCCTCGGGCTGGGGCTTGGGGAAGGAGCGACGACCCTGTCTCCCTGACACATGCGTGAGTTGGCCCTCTGTCGCAGAGCGCAGCCTCGGGTTTCAGGGAATTCCATCAACTCAGCCTGGTAGATAAATCCGGCAGGCCACCCACTGCCGCAGCCACCTCTCACTGTCCCGAGCCAGGGAGCCACCTCCAGCCCCCACTCTCACCTACCATCCACTCTGTGGCTCCCCCTTTTCCTGCTCTCCGGGACCCGCCTTTTGTACACCTCGCCCACATGCAGATCTGATCTCTAAGGAGTAGTCGGGGAGATGATCCCTGACCCAGGTGAGGTCAAGTTCCTCCCAGAATTCCTCCCTAGCTCAGAGTACAACCCAGGACCTGCCCCTTGGCAGGCAAAGGGAAGAGTCCACCAAGGGTCCTCCTGCGGGAGAGCCTGGGCCATTTTCTCATCTCAAGGAAGCCTGGGTTTGgcgttgtttatttttatttgaaaggtagagttacagagagagaggagagacagaaagagatcctccatccactgattcactcccaaatcgccccaatggccagagctaagctgatccaaaaccaggagccaagagcttcctccaggtctccacgtaggtgcagaggcccaaggacttgaagacatattcaactgctttttcaaggcgtaagcagggagctggatgggaagtggagcagctgggacatgaacaccTGAATcagtgcccaagtgggatcctggtgtatgcaaggtgaggatttagccactaggctaatgctgGGCCCCTTCCACAGGTTCTTAAATAAGCAAGTTACCTGCCTGGGTGCACACACTGACACACCAGGAGGAGCTGAGAAAGGTGGCTGACAAGGCCACACCTGCAGGATGCAGCCCCCTTCTCAGCCAAGCAGTAACATATGGATTCACCAAGGGCCAAAGGAACCTATAGCATTCCATATGTAGCACATTATAAGGTACAGTCCTTAGTCTCCTAAACCCCACCTCTGTTGCTTATTACAGTCCCCTGATAAAGACGACACCTCCCATTTCCCAGGAGGGACTTCCCTGACCTGC carries:
- the NRSN2 gene encoding neurensin-2, producing the protein MPSYTPSCGCSRGTSVEGGKWYGVRSYLNLFYEDCAGTALSDDPEGPPVLCPRRPWPSLCWKISLSSGTLLLLLGVAALITGYAVPPKLESVGFSEAPILDQRAADYNQALGTCRLAGTALCVAAGILLAICLFWAVTGWLSQDTKAELLDAEADSPGEVFKDQPEQFEPVFRDGGGQSWFSTPTGHSGQPVQTTQPTRDL